One Archangium violaceum genomic window, CGGACGAGGGGGTACGGGGACTTACCGAGATCGCCAAAAACGTTGACGGTCTCGTGGGCCTTTCCGCGGAGAGAACGCTGGAGCAATGGAAGGCATGCTCAGCCCCGCATGTCCATGTCCGAGGCCGGCGCCTCGACCGGAGTGTCCCCCCGGCCCAACCGCACGAGGTGGAACACGATGACGGCGTCGAGCACCAGGAGGCCCGGGAGGTAGAACCACGGGCCCACGGCGTAGGGGCTCATCATCAGGAAGAACCAGAGCGTGAGCCACACGCCCATGAGGATGAGCGCGAGCGGGTGCAGCGCGGACAGGCCCCGGTGCTTCACGGCGGAGCACGCGAGCAGCAGCAGCGAGCTCTGGGTGAGCACCGAGAGTGGCTGCTCCGCGCCCGACAATCCGGGCGCATGCAGGGTACCGCGCCCCCACGCGAGCAGGAGCGAGAAGGAGCAGAGGACGACGCCCACCACCACCCAGCGGTGCAGCCGGAGACCGTGGGGGTGCATGTCCAACTCCTCCGGGGGCGCATCCGCGAAGTACATGCGGCCCTGGTCGTAGCCGAGCATCAAGGCGGCGAGCATCCACACCAGCGAGACAGGCCCGAAGCCCAGCATCAGCACGGCGTACGCACAGGTGAACAAGGCGAAGAGCCGTGCGATGGCCGGGTGCTGGGTGTCCTCGGGGAGGTTCTCGAGTGATGGCGGCAGGCGGCGGAGGGGCGCGGAGCCCGGCACCTGCAGCTCGGGCTGGCTGATGATGCGCCACTCGTTCACGGCCACCAGCGCGCCCGCCAGGAGCATCACTCCCGTGGCGATGAGCCCGATGCCCATGACGAACGGCAGGAACGACAGCAGCAGCGCCAGCCCCACGAGCCCCAGTCCCAGCAGCGTCAGGGAGCCCCCCGGAAGCAGCGAGCGCAGGCGCGGGTCGTCCAGCACGCTCCGGAAGGCCTCGCCCACCTGTCCGGCGACGGCGCCAACGGGCCCGGCCACCTTGGAGAGCAACTGCTCCAACCGCTCGGCGGTCGAGGGAGGCGGTGCTTCCCATGAGTACTCCGGGTTGTAATCACCCCCCTCGAACATCTGGCCGCACCCGTTGCAGAAACCTGGCGACTCATCGGAAAGGGGGTGACCGCAATGGGGGCATGTCATGGGGGGGTCCGAAGCGAGACCTCCAGTCTAGGCCAGGCGGGACTCGCGGAGGTACAGCCCCCCTATTCGTAGACGGTGGCGTGCACGAGGTTGCTGGAGAAGCCCCCACCGTTGTCCCGGTACCACACCGTCACCGCTGCCCCCGCCCCGTTCGCTCGGACCCTCGGTCGCTTCGAGGTTCCACCATGGACGGGCTCGAGCGCCCCGATGAAGCTCAGCGTGGTGGCTCCCTCGGGGTAGCGGGCCCCGAAGACCCGGTCCACGCCGCTCACGTTCTCCACCCAGACGATGTGGAAGTTGCCCTGCCCATCCGCCGCCACCGAGGGCTGCACCGACTGACCTTGGTCCATCGCCACGGGCTGCCAGCCGTTCTCGGGAGTGAAGCGCTTCAAGAAGACCGTCGAGCTGCCGGTGCGAGGCCCCGTCCAGGAGACCATCGCGCGGCCCCAGCGATCCATGGCCACCGCGGGGTCATCCCCACCTGGCGGAGCGTCGCCCAGAGCGGCGGTCGGCTCGCGCCAGCCCTCGCCCGGGACGAAGCGGGTGGCGTAGAGGGAGGAGGAGCCCGTCCCGGCATCGCGCCAGCGGAACAGGATGAACGCCGAGCCATCCGCGCTCAGTGCGGCGGACACCGAGGTGCCCTCTCCCGATGCGGCGGCCTGCTCCGGTGGCGTCCACCCCGAGCCGGGCACGAAGCGGCTGGCCTGGACGCGCGGGGTGCCTCCGGAGTCCGGTTGCAGCCACGCCACCAGTGCTCGCCCGGAGCCCTCCAGCGCCAACGTGGGCACGGAGGTGGCTCCCGGCCCCGACTCCAGCAGCAGCGGCGCGCTCCAACCACCGTCCTTCACGAGGCGCGCGGCCCACAGGCTCTCGGCACCGCCATCCGACTGCCTCCACACGACGAGCGCGTTGCCCTGCGCATCCACCCCCACCCGCGGCGTGCTCACCGGCTCGGCGCGCGTCTCCAGCAGGTGGGGTGTGCTCCAACCCGAGCCCGGGGAGTACTCGACGGCATAGAGGTCCACCTGTGAGCCGACATGAAGCTCCCAGACGGCCACTCCGAAACCCACCTCGTTCACCGCCACGGCGGGGCGCTCCACATCCCCCGGGTGGACGGTGTCGAGCTCGCGCGCCGGCTCCCAGCCCACGTGGGGCAAGTAGCGGCTGGCGAAGGGACGGAAGGCGACACCGGAGGTGTCCTGCACCCAGATGGCCAGCGCGTGTCCCTGTCCATCGACGGCGACGTCCGGGAAGAGTCCGGGCCGCACCGAATGCACCTCGCGCGGCGGCTGCCACTCCCGGCCACGCGTGGTGAAGCCCACGGTCACGCTCGACGTCATCGCCCATCCGGCCCGATCCTTCACCGGGGCGGACAGCACCGCGCGCACCGTCTCGCGGTAGGGCAACGGGCTGACGGGAGTGAAGGCACAGCTCGTCGCCGAGTCATCACAGGTCATCGTCGTCGCCACGCGCGTGCCACGCACCTCCAGCGAGAACCCCTCGGGCGTGAGGCTGGAGACGTCCACCGGCTCGCTGAAGGTGAAGCGGATGGGCGCCAGGATGTCCACCGCCACTGCGTCCTGTGTGGGCGACACGCTCGCGACGGAAGGCGGCGTGAGGTCCACCCAGAAGCCCTCGGACGCCACGAACGGGCTCCAGTTGCCCGCCGCGTCCTTCGCGCGCACGCAGTGGAAGAAGGGCCCATCTTCCCAGAGCGAGAAGCCGGTGAGCCGCGTGGACGTCTGCTCCGTGGTGTGCAGGCTCTCGGTGAAGTACCCCTGGCACCGGGAGGAGACGGAGATCACGTGCTCGTACAACACGACGCCGTTCGAGTCCGAGAAGCCACTCCAGTTGGCCTCGAAGACGTCGGTGGCACGCTGGTGGCCCTGATGCGCCCCCGGGCCATTGGCCACCTTCGCGCCCACGACCGACGGTGGCACGCCGTCCTGCACGTAGACCAGGGGCCCCACGCACGCCGAGCGGTTCCCCGCCGCGTCCTCCGTGGCCACGAAGAAGGAGGTGGTGGAGTTGCGTGGGACGGAGGTGGTCACGATGAAGGAGCCGGAGCCGGCCGCCGACGCCTCCGCGACGAATGTCCCCACACAGCCCTCGGTGGTGAAGAGGAGCGCACGGGGATCTCCCCCGGCGGCCCTGCCGCTCACGGAGACGGTGGAGGAAGAACCTGGTGAGGAGGGGGAAAGCACGAGCACCGACGGCGCGGCGGACGACTGGCTGTCCTCGATGTATTCGAGGGCCGCCGAGCACCCGCTCCGATTGCCAGCCGCATCCCTGGCCCAGGCGGAGAAGAGCGACGTGCTGTCGTCCGCCACCGTCACCGTGAAGAGGGCCTGGCCCGACGCTCCCGCCGTGACGGTCTCGAGCGCCGGCACCGTGCAGTCCGGGTTGGCGAAGAGCTCCACCTGGGCGCCAGCCTCCACGTCCAGGGTCAGGGAGGGGTCGTTGCGGTTGGCCGTCCGGGGAGTGGAGGACGACCATCGCGGAGCCGCGGGTGGGTTGCTGTCCCGGGTATAGGCGTGGACCGCCGAGCACTCGCTGACGTTTCCCGCCTCGTCCAGGGCCATGGCGAAGAAACGCTCCTTCTTGTTGAACGAGACGTACCCGGAGAGCGAGGCCATCCCCGTCGCATCCGGGGTGGCGGTGCTCGACCAGGAGGGCTCGCACTCGTCACCGACGTGGAGGGCCACGCGCGCGGTCCCCGGCTCCGCGATCACCCTCAGGACGATGTTGCTGTCCTTGCCCAGCACCGGGTTGCCCTCCGCCCATCGCGGTGCCGGAGGCGGGATGCTGTCCTCGGTATAGGTGAACGGCTCGGAGCACTCGGAGACCCGGTCGTCCTTGACGGCCCGGAGCGAGATGACCGTGGTGGAGTTGTCCGGGACGGAGAGCGAGAACTCCGTGTAGTAGGCGTCCGAATCCTCTACCCGCTGGATGAACGTCCCCTCGCAGTTCGGCCCCAGGTAGACCTCGAGAGCCGCGCTCTCGACACGCGCCTTCAGCCGCGGTTGGTTGTCATTGGCCACCTTCCGGTTGTCCGATGACCACAGGGGTCTGAGCGGAGGCCGTGGCAGCTCTGGAGCGTCATCGCCACACCCCACGAGCAGCAGCCCCGCCCACAGCATTCCCACCCATTGATACATCGTCAGTCTCATGGAACTCGTCTTCCAGACGCGACATGAGCCATCGCGCCCACTCCCTACCGCCGGTATTGAGGTAAGCCGTGCGGCTTGGATCGCCGCTCAATCGAGGTACTGTATCTTGCAGCCCTTGCCGTCGAAGACGACCAGGGTGCGCTTCTCGGGGCGGACCTTGACCCCGCAGCGCGCCGGGCCCTCGGGAGAGGAGAACTCCAGCTCGTAGCGGCCGGCCTTCCAGCGGCGCAGGGTGAGGGGCATCTCCTCGCGCCCGCGCTCCGGCAACACCACCGTCGCCTTCCCCATCAACGCGGGCACAGTGCCGAGGCGCAGCTCGCCCTCGCCCTCGAGCACCTCCTCGGGGGCAGCGGGAGCGGAGGCCGCCCCCGTACGAGCCTGCTCCCGGGAGCGTTTGGACTCGCGCTTCGGACGGGACACCTGGGCTCGAGCGGGCTCGGAGGCCGCGACGGGCGCGAGCGCCTCGGGCTCCGCCGGCCGCGCGGGCTCCGGGGCCGTCGTGGCCACGGGTGGCACCACGGGCACTGGCTGCGCCACGGCCACGGGCGGCGCCACGGCCACGGGCTGCTCACCGGGAAGGAGGATGGCTCCCGCCGCGAGCGAGAGGCCCAATCCCACCACCACTCCCGCCACGGGTGCCCACACCTTGCGGCCTCCCGGGAGTCGACTGGCCTGGGCCCTCGAGGGCGTCGAGACCGGGGACAATCCGGAGGCACGCCCCCGGGTCCGGCGCGGGCTCGACCTGGAGACGGAGATCTCCTCGCCCTCTTCCCGCACGTAGCCCGCGAGCGAGCCGGGTCCCACGGGCAGACCCGCCGCGAACGCCACCGACTCCAGCTCCTCGCGCATGGCGCGCGCGTCGGGGTAGCGCTCCTCGGGCTTCAGGCGCATGGCCCGCTCCACCACGGCGAGGAGGCCGCGAGGCAGCTCCGGGCACACGCGCGAGAGGGGCTCCCACTCGCCCCGAACCAGCGCGGTGTTGCGGGAGATCAACGTGGGATACGCATCCAACGGGCCCACGCCCGCGGCGAGCTGGTAGAGGGTGACGCCCAGCGAGAAGAGATCGCTCCGCCCGTCGAGCGGCTTGCCCCTGGCCTGCTCCGGAGAGAAGTAGCCCGCCTTGCCCTTGGTGGTGCCAGCGCGGGTGAGGTTGCGGTTGGTGGCCGCCTTGGAGATGCCGAAGTCGATGAGCTTCAGCGACCCCGCGGCCGTCAGCAGCAGGTTCTGCGGCGACACGTCCCGGTGCACCAGGTTGGGCCGCGCGTGCACGGCCTCCAGCGCCGCACAGGTGGAGATGCCCACCGCCAGCAGCGCCTCGTCCGTGAAGCGCTCCCCGCGTTGGCGCAGCACGCGCTCCACTTCCGCGAGCGACTCGCCGGGCACCAGCTCCATGGCCATGTAGAGGAGCCCGTCCGCGTCACCCACCTCGTAGATGTGGACGATGTTGGGGTGGCTCAGCGTGCAGGCGGTGCGCGCCTCGTCGAGGAACATCTCGCGGAAGTCCTCGGACTCCGAGTACTCCGGCCGGATGACCTTCAGGGCGACGGGGCGGACGATGCCCCCGGCGAGGGCCTGCTCGGCGCGGTAGACCTCGGCCATGCCGCCCTGGGCGAGAAGGCGGATGACGCGGTAGCGACCAACGGAAGTCCCAGGCTCGATGGAGGACAAGGCCTCCGGAGCCTATCACCACAGCATGTCTTGATCCTCGGTGACGCCGGGCACTCCGGACAGACGGTGCGTCTGGCCACCCACCCGGACGGAGCCCTCGAAGAGACCGAGCGGCTGGGCGAAGTGGCTCACCACCACCTTGAAGTCGTGATCCTCCCGGTGGACGTAGAGGGGTTGGAAGCGCAGGTCCACCGCGCCGTCCACCGTCCGCATGCGCCAGGGGCTCATCAGCTCGTTGCGGTCGTACTCGAAGTGCGCTCGGGCCAGCGGGTAGAGCCGGTTGCCCAACCACAGCGCGTTCTCGTTGGTGCCGGCGCTCTCGTTGAAGCCCTCGACGAGGTTGAGGCCCACCGGCGTGCCATCCGCCAGCCTGCCCGCCAGGAAGGCCCATCGCCACGCGGTACGCCGGGCCAGGTAGCCCTGGGTGTAGTCGGTGCCACCCACGCCGCCATCCAGCCGGAAGCGCTTGCCTCCCGCCTCCAGGCTGCCGAAGGCCAACATCCCGCTGCGCTTCTGGGTGACGTTGACGAAGCCGTCCCCCTCCACGGGGGCGATCACCGTCAGCGCCGGAGGACCACCGGCCACCAGCAGGTCCCCATTCCACAGGAACGATTGGAGACTGCCCGTGCG contains:
- a CDS encoding Ig-like domain-containing protein, which gives rise to MRLTMYQWVGMLWAGLLLVGCGDDAPELPRPPLRPLWSSDNRKVANDNQPRLKARVESAALEVYLGPNCEGTFIQRVEDSDAYYTEFSLSVPDNSTTVISLRAVKDDRVSECSEPFTYTEDSIPPPAPRWAEGNPVLGKDSNIVLRVIAEPGTARVALHVGDECEPSWSSTATPDATGMASLSGYVSFNKKERFFAMALDEAGNVSECSAVHAYTRDSNPPAAPRWSSSTPRTANRNDPSLTLDVEAGAQVELFANPDCTVPALETVTAGASGQALFTVTVADDSTSLFSAWARDAAGNRSGCSAALEYIEDSQSSAAPSVLVLSPSSPGSSSTVSVSGRAAGGDPRALLFTTEGCVGTFVAEASAAGSGSFIVTTSVPRNSTTSFFVATEDAAGNRSACVGPLVYVQDGVPPSVVGAKVANGPGAHQGHQRATDVFEANWSGFSDSNGVVLYEHVISVSSRCQGYFTESLHTTEQTSTRLTGFSLWEDGPFFHCVRAKDAAGNWSPFVASEGFWVDLTPPSVASVSPTQDAVAVDILAPIRFTFSEPVDVSSLTPEGFSLEVRGTRVATTMTCDDSATSCAFTPVSPLPYRETVRAVLSAPVKDRAGWAMTSSVTVGFTTRGREWQPPREVHSVRPGLFPDVAVDGQGHALAIWVQDTSGVAFRPFASRYLPHVGWEPARELDTVHPGDVERPAVAVNEVGFGVAVWELHVGSQVDLYAVEYSPGSGWSTPHLLETRAEPVSTPRVGVDAQGNALVVWRQSDGGAESLWAARLVKDGGWSAPLLLESGPGATSVPTLALEGSGRALVAWLQPDSGGTPRVQASRFVPGSGWTPPEQAAASGEGTSVSAALSADGSAFILFRWRDAGTGSSSLYATRFVPGEGWREPTAALGDAPPGGDDPAVAMDRWGRAMVSWTGPRTGSSTVFLKRFTPENGWQPVAMDQGQSVQPSVAADGQGNFHIVWVENVSGVDRVFGARYPEGATTLSFIGALEPVHGGTSKRPRVRANGAGAAVTVWYRDNGGGFSSNLVHATVYE
- a CDS encoding serine/threonine-protein kinase — encoded protein: MSSIEPGTSVGRYRVIRLLAQGGMAEVYRAEQALAGGIVRPVALKVIRPEYSESEDFREMFLDEARTACTLSHPNIVHIYEVGDADGLLYMAMELVPGESLAEVERVLRQRGERFTDEALLAVGISTCAALEAVHARPNLVHRDVSPQNLLLTAAGSLKLIDFGISKAATNRNLTRAGTTKGKAGYFSPEQARGKPLDGRSDLFSLGVTLYQLAAGVGPLDAYPTLISRNTALVRGEWEPLSRVCPELPRGLLAVVERAMRLKPEERYPDARAMREELESVAFAAGLPVGPGSLAGYVREEGEEISVSRSSPRRTRGRASGLSPVSTPSRAQASRLPGGRKVWAPVAGVVVGLGLSLAAGAILLPGEQPVAVAPPVAVAQPVPVVPPVATTAPEPARPAEPEALAPVAASEPARAQVSRPKRESKRSREQARTGAASAPAAPEEVLEGEGELRLGTVPALMGKATVVLPERGREEMPLTLRRWKAGRYELEFSSPEGPARCGVKVRPEKRTLVVFDGKGCKIQYLD
- a CDS encoding DUF2804 domain-containing protein — encoded protein: MTPERELNLLPAPASVATASGEPRFGTYQGELPSVDLSQLKGRWAPAAAPARLLKRKRWHYTLAATPEVLALFAVVDVGYSANAFAVALDLKEQRPLCDVSFLGAPGPLAEVSDRPGAGLTASFRTLGGRLSARRGEEDERYRLQVDVSRLRTGSLQSFLWNGDLLVAGGPPALTVIAPVEGDGFVNVTQKRSGMLAFGSLEAGGKRFRLDGGVGGTDYTQGYLARRTAWRWAFLAGRLADGTPVGLNLVEGFNESAGTNENALWLGNRLYPLARAHFEYDRNELMSPWRMRTVDGAVDLRFQPLYVHREDHDFKVVVSHFAQPLGLFEGSVRVGGQTHRLSGVPGVTEDQDMLW